A window of the Oncorhynchus keta strain PuntledgeMale-10-30-2019 chromosome 21, Oket_V2, whole genome shotgun sequence genome harbors these coding sequences:
- the LOC127910527 gene encoding uncharacterized protein LOC127910527, translated as MVEEIEDKQHVLFGGLNKAEQVDNSIVSSSQSAKNLGVILDNTLSFSTNIKAVARSCRFMLYNIRRVRPCLTQEAAQVLIQALVISRLDYCNSLLAGLPACAIKPLQLIQNAAARLVFNLPKFSHVTPLLRSLHWLPVEARIRYKTMVLAYCEGNGTSVPPGSDQALHPNKGTAFIHLWPARLPTTEEVQFPLSPVKTVRCSGPPMVEQTPSRRQDSGVNHHLPETPETPPL; from the coding sequence gttgacaactccattgtgtcctcctcccagagcgctaagaaccttggcgtgatcctggacaacaccctgtcgttctcaactaacatcaaggcggtggcccgttcctgtaggttcatgctctacaacatccgcagagtacgaccctgcctcacacaggaagcggcgcaggtcctaatccaggcacttgtcatctcccgtctggattactgcaactcgctgttggctgggctccctgcatgtgccattaaacccctacaactcatccagaacgccgcagcccgtctggtgttcaaccttcccaagttctctcacgtcaccccgctcctccgctctctccactggcttccagttgaagctcgcatccgctacaagaccatggtgcttgcctactgtgaggggaacggcacctcagtacctccaggctctgatcaggccctacacccaaacaagggcactgcgttcatccacctctggcctgcgcgccttcctaccactgaggaagtacagttcccgctcagcccagtcaaaactgttcgctgctctggccccccaatggtggaacaaactccctcacgacgccaggacagtggagtcaatcaccaccttccggagacacctgaaaccccacctctttaa